The following nucleotide sequence is from Zingiber officinale cultivar Zhangliang chromosome 10A, Zo_v1.1, whole genome shotgun sequence.
ACGACATTTACATTTGCTCACCGAGAAGACAGATTGGCTTTCGTCTCTGAATGATATGGTTAGATTACAACACAATTTGACAATATTTTACAGTAAAATGTACAAAAAGGAGATTCAGATAAGATGAGTGTACCTTTAAGCCCTCTCTTCCATACTATGTTTGAGTAAGTCAGGCCAGAGACAATATTATGCTTAACACTGAATAATAACTTAAAGCAATATTTTGATCCCTCCTTTAGAGTAAAAAGTACACGGCTTTGGTTTTCTGCTATTGGTAAGGAGGTAACAGCATCAGAATATCCTTCAGATATGACTCCTATTGAATGAAATATGACTTCAGGTTCGATTTGTCCTGCAGATAAAAGATGTAGGAAAAGGGTATGAGTAATGGCATtccataaaacaaggaaaaaattgtaagcaatataaatatatatttatacaaCAAAAACAACCATTTAAGTTTCCATCCATACAGCCAAGTAGTTTTTCCTTCCATCTTCTCAGACTCTCATCTTCCTGGAAGATACATAAAAATGTGATTTTGTTGATATTTTGGATAACTTTTTTCCGGCAAAACATTTACATAAACTAACAAAGATATTCTTCCTGCAGACAGGAATTGGCAGATGGTCTTTGTTTGTTGTTCTTTACATACATGTCAAAAAGAACTTACTACTTATAACAGAAAGCCCAAAATGCAAATATACGTTTGTTTACATGTCCAATGCTTTTGGTTTTAACTTAAAGATCCCCCAATTACATCAACTGTGGTCAGAACATCACAAAGTTCCATTGAGTTGCCATAAAGCACTAACTATTCTGCGTATACTTGGTCATTGAATCTTTGAGACAAACTATGCAGCATGAATGGTTAAATAATCATTATGTATATCTCTAGAAAAAAGGAACATTGAAAAGGCAAAAATGTAAGAAAAAACATAACACGAGTTTAGCGGCTAAGCAGACATATTAGTTGTTACTAGGAGTCATACAGCTCTCTAAATATCACTAGCCTTCTTCCTCCATTTAAACAAGTTCATCATTTCAGCTTTGCAGGAACGTCCAGCCAAGAAATCCCCTTGACACATGGCTTCCATTACAAATTAGCAGTGCAACAATGTGAGAGGAGAGAagcctcaatttttttttctttccaatcATCAAACAAGAAGCACTCCGATCCCCTAGTTCTGAACTTTCCAACACACATTGGTCACCATGAATCTACGAAATCTTGCATATATGAACAGATAGCTTCCTCCTTTGACACAAATCCTTGTACCATTGTGTACAGCAACTCTTCCGGCAGAACATACTAGCTAGGAGAATACTTTTGGAGAACCAAATGTACCAATATTATTATCCACTAAGTAGTTTATATTGCATCAGGAAAAACACAGAAAGAGGATCACATTCCATACAAGCCAAATTGCGATGATAAAAGTTTCTCAGACAGTAAGGCGCACTATCTAGTTAACACAACATAGACAAACTCTATTACATTACATGCGTGGCACTAATTTTCCTAGTTCTTGGCAACGCAATTTTACGGTAGCATGGGTTGATTGTTTTTAAATGCTTGCTTGTTGAAATTTTCAGTGCTAATTTCCCAAATAATTAACAATCAAACTTAGTGTAAAAACAAGAATGGTGATGGGTTATGACAAAACAGTCCCAGCCCCAATGTTATGGACCACAGCATAGACATAGTAAAGCCAAGCCATAGGTTACCGACAATGCCAAATGCCAGGAGAAATCCCATTATAGAGAGACAAAGTGCGATTAACACTCAAGCAACCAAGTAGAGCTTCCAACAACACGAGTTTGATGCCCGATAGATTTGATCGGTGGCCACACGAAAGTCGGGGGATTAAGGAATCAAACGGAAAATCGCACCTTTGTAGACAATGGATCTCAAATTGCCCtagaaagctaaaaaaaaaaaaaaaatcaaaccttGTCCTTGTCAAGCTGATCCTTGAGGGGGATCAGCGGCGAGGGAACGAACCCATCGTCGGCGGTGGCGGTTTCCTCGTCTCCGTCGACTTCGTCGTCGTTCTCCTCCACCTTGCTCTCTTCTTCGCCCAAATCGTAGCTGCTCTGCGAGGGATCGAATCTGGCAGAAGCAACGGAAGAGGAGGAACTCTCCGCTTCCACTCGCCGCTGCCCTCCTCCGCCTTCCATTCCTTTTCCCAGTAAAGAGTGAAACAAAGGGTAAAAAAGTCGCCTTGCTTTGCCTTTCACTCCTCCTCCACTCGACCAACCAATttgaagaagaggaaagaaagcaGTGTTTTTGAACAGAGCAAGCAAATAATTTATTCGATGGATCAATTAATTAAACGGAAAAGGAGGAATAATAAAAGGCACTAATTGTCCATATCATTCAATTTTAGAGCATCCACGGTGTTAATACTACTTAAatgatattataaaaaataattaactttatgGAAGTTTACAGTGAGTATTTTACGtttcatttagagaaaaaaaatattaaaaatattatatccaaatattaacactattaattAATAagctgattttatatatataaaaacaaattttaaatataaaaaataaacaggTAAAGTGTGTTAATATAGGAGACATAACGTGTACACCCTCTCTATAGAGGTAATGTCCCAACAATATCTTAACATGACTCAAGGGGATCAGTGGGGTTCACCTGGGGAGTCATTGGGGTTTATCTCATAAACTTCTTCAAGGATCATCGTGTGCAGACCAATAATAATAACATATTTCTTTGACAATTTTAGCAATAATTCTTTGACAATTTTAGCAATAACAGAAGTGATAAACGATAAAAAAAAGTATACATGTGGATAAGATAAAGATTCTTGGGATAATTATAATGAAATTGTTTAACAAACTCTGACACATTTTGTCACCTTATGATCGTGAAAGTTATGTGAGGTGATATATAAAAAAAGAGTTCTCTTTGTGATGAAAGTACGCTCATTGACATATGCAATTCCACTTTCGCGAATACATTCTTACTATTCTTCATCTACTTGTTCGGAtcgagactgacttgagcgtcggaggaccttcgCTAGAAACTCCCCCTGGTTTTTAGGTGCTGACATTTTTTTGGCTCATCTTCTAGTGCACAAGATCGAAGGAGCTAGAAGCTATTTTAAGGAGAGAAAAGTCTTCTGACAATCAATCGTCTGTCCACCGTACCAACGTGTTATCTCCGCATGCCTCAGATAGGATCACCCAGCATTCCTTAATTGCGCAttttatttggagaaaaaattcctacaaatatatCGTTAAATgatattacaaaaaaaaatatagatccgctaccttagcggtccCCTAGTACCGATtttacggatatggagggaggtacatgtagGTACACAGACCATAGTCGCATGGTGGGGTAAAGTTAAATGATATTACAAACTAACGTGGATGTATGTTATTATATATACTACAAGAATTCTGATTTTTAGTGACGCATAGCATAGTTAACGTCGTAAAATGTGACCTTTTAGCTACACTTGTAATGTTTCGCTTCGCTAAAAGATAGAACATTAGGAGGGAATTTTCTCACATTTATTTTGTATCATTTAGCAACGCGTTAAACAATATGTGTCGTCAAATGAAGGCACACGCACATCACTCCACGTCGCTAAAAGATAGCGCAAATTTTCCCTGAATCATTTGACGACACAACACAGAAAACACGTCACCAAATGTGATACTTTGGCGACGCATTCTGCACTCAACATCACTAATAGTAGCGGGAATTTTTCTCACCTTAAATTATGATCATTTGGCGACGTAGAGACATTAAGCGTCactaaaataaaatccaaaattaaaaattttcccaATATGTGAACAAATCTTATacgaaattaaaattagaaaggaatttattaaataattcttattttattttattttattttaataaattaaaattctattcTCTATGTGAGACGGCTTCTCTTGtttaacaaaatataaattaaaataaataatatttgaaaagaaattagaaagaaatttattaaataattaatattttaattatttttattaaattaaccATTCGTATTCCTTAtaacaaaattataaatcaaaacaaatcaaaaagaaatttattaaataattcttagtttattttattttaatacatTAAAACCCTTTTCTCTTGTTCGTTTATGCATTTCTTCATGCGTGCATTCTCGCCGTTGCCGATTTCTTCTTTTGTGCATTCTCGCAATTGCCGATTTCTTCTCTCCTGTGCATCTTGCTCCCTAAGGATATCCTTCTCTCTCTCAACAGATAATTCTTGGTTTATCCTTATACTGTATTATTGCACGCCCTTATTATCAGCCAT
It contains:
- the LOC122028163 gene encoding rho GDP-dissociation inhibitor 1-like, with the translated sequence MEGGGGQRRVEAESSSSSVASARFDPSQSSYDLGEEESKVEENDDEVDGDEETATADDGFVPSPLIPLKDQLDKDKEDESLRRWKEKLLGCMDGNLNGQIEPEVIFHSIGVISEGYSDAVTSLPIAENQSRVLFTLKEGSKYCFKLLFSVKHNIVSGLTYSNIVWKRGLKVDQSKGMLGTFAPQRDPYEHLLEEETTPSGVLARGIYSAKLKFEDDDNRCHLELDYSFEIKKR